In Candidatus Defluviibacterium haderslevense, the following are encoded in one genomic region:
- a CDS encoding efflux RND transporter periplasmic adaptor subunit, producing MAKRTKNILLIVIGIGTISLVAFILNRNKQKNQEKMAIVNDVNTEIMVRVDAVQKKHFDLVYESNGKFAAINQVDFSSETSGRVLQILVKEGDHVSSGQELAIIKADALGLDLENAQAGYESALKEKERFESAFKTGGVTQQQLDQVKLALKNAESRLEQVKLRYSDTRIKSTINGFVNKRYVEQGAFVAPGSPLFEIVDVSKLKLEIAVNESQIARIKLGDKVTVKASAIPDQEFEGTVRFIAVKANNSLNFPVEIEINNDSKKSLKAGMFGTALFKTNASEEPLIVVPRTAFAGSVNSKEVYVVNSNGKAILRKVTPGRIEGDLVEILDGLKQGELVVTRGQINLHDDEVKVSVIQ from the coding sequence ATGGCAAAGAGAACAAAAAATATTCTTTTAATAGTTATTGGAATAGGAACAATATCATTGGTTGCTTTTATTCTTAACCGGAATAAGCAAAAAAACCAGGAAAAAATGGCTATTGTTAATGATGTAAATACAGAAATAATGGTAAGGGTTGATGCAGTTCAAAAGAAACATTTTGATCTTGTTTACGAGTCAAATGGTAAGTTTGCTGCAATTAATCAGGTGGATTTTTCTTCTGAAACTTCCGGCCGGGTTTTACAAATCCTGGTAAAAGAGGGCGATCATGTTTCCTCAGGACAGGAACTTGCCATTATAAAGGCGGATGCATTGGGGCTTGATTTGGAAAATGCACAAGCAGGCTATGAAAGTGCATTAAAGGAAAAAGAAAGATTTGAAAGTGCTTTTAAAACAGGAGGCGTTACCCAGCAACAGCTAGATCAGGTTAAACTTGCCTTAAAAAATGCAGAAAGCAGACTTGAGCAAGTTAAATTGAGGTATAGCGATACCAGGATAAAGTCAACCATTAATGGATTTGTAAATAAACGTTATGTAGAACAAGGTGCTTTTGTAGCGCCTGGAAGTCCTCTGTTTGAAATTGTTGATGTATCAAAGCTAAAATTAGAAATTGCGGTAAATGAAAGTCAGATTGCAAGAATAAAGTTAGGAGACAAAGTAACTGTAAAAGCAAGTGCTATACCCGATCAGGAATTTGAAGGCACTGTCAGATTTATAGCGGTAAAGGCTAATAATTCTCTGAATTTCCCGGTTGAAATAGAGATCAATAATGATTCTAAAAAAAGCCTGAAAGCAGGTATGTTTGGCACGGCCCTCTTCAAAACAAACGCTTCTGAAGAGCCTCTGATAGTTGTTCCAAGAACCGCTTTCGCAGGAAGTGTCAATTCAAAGGAAGTTTATGTTGTTAATAGTAATGGAAAGGCGATTTTGAGAAAAGTGACACCCGGTAGAATTGAAGGGGATTTAGTTGAGATTTTAGACGGTTTAAAACAAGGGGAGCTTGTTGTTACAAGGGGTCAGATAAATTTACATGATGACGAGGTTAAAGTTTCGGTTATACAATAA